The following proteins come from a genomic window of Marispirochaeta sp.:
- a CDS encoding transposase → MRKSYNTAFKSKVALEAIKEQETIQQIALKYDVHPNQVSQWKKQLPDNLPATFERPNKKREEERRLEQERDQLLRTVGELTVVNEFLKKKHREYYGKDPE, encoded by the coding sequence ATGAGGAAGAGCTACAACACCGCATTCAAATCGAAAGTGGCACTTGAGGCTATCAAGGAGCAGGAGACCATACAGCAGATTGCACTTAAATACGATGTGCATCCGAACCAGGTATCGCAGTGGAAAAAGCAGCTGCCGGACAATCTTCCTGCGACTTTCGAGCGTCCTAATAAGAAGCGAGAAGAGGAGCGCAGGCTTGAGCAGGAGCGCGACCAACTGCTGCGAACTGTTGGAGAACTGACAGTTGTGAACGAATTCCTCAAAAAAAAACACCGCGAGTATTACGGGAAAGATCCGGAATGA